The sequence AATCATAGAGCTAAACAAAGTATCGAAGTGGTGAAGGAACTTATTAATTGAAGTTATCTTGTAGATCCAATCAATTGGAGGGATTATTGTGAGAGTGCTTGTAGCTCAGCCTAACCACGAATCAGGTCTGGAACAGTTGTTGGAAGAATTGCAGCAGCAGAAATTATTTGACGCGGTGTTATACCCGGAAGGTTACGTTACAGATGAGAACGGCGTAGCTGTCCTATGTGATATTGCCAAACAATACAACAAACTGGTGATAACCGGATATAGAGACCGCTATAAGAAGGACAGAGCACTAATGATTCACCCCTCCGGCAAAATCATATTAGAACGTGCTAAATCGCCTATGAATGAACCGCTGTATAGCCCTTCTGTTGCGGAAGCGGATGATCTTCAGATTGGGTATTTGTTGTGCGTAGAAATACTGCAGGGATTGATGGGGCTGGAGGGCCAAGCCGAGCACATGGATTTTATTGCGCATCCGATTGGCGTCGGAATGTTCAGTGAAGCGCAGTTCGCAGAATGGATTGAAACAGCTACGATGATTGCTCTGAAGTATAAGACGGTGATCATCGGGACGAGTCATGCGGATGGATCTTATAGAAACTGTGGGATTTCGATTCCAATCTCCTATTGTATTGATGCAAGCGGACAACCCCTCTACATTTCTCAGAATGATCCAAGGAGCTGGATTATCGATCTGAAGACCGGGCAAGTTGATAGGCTATGAGGGGGAAGGAGTGTATTGTATGAAATCGATCGCAGAATACATTAATGATTTATATTGGGATAAAACTCCTGAGGAAAAAACGAATGCTATTCACCAGTTACAGCTAATTGGAGAGAAAGAATTATCCTGTTTGATTCAACCGTTGACTAAGGGACACTGGGATGGGGCGGCTGAGGTAATAGTGGCAATAGGCTATCCTAGGGTGAAAAGTATATTGTCGGAGCTGCTCGTTTGGATACAGGACCTTAATTGGCCGGGATATCAAGTAATCGCTGATTTCCTAAGGGATATTGGCCAGCCCTTAATACCAGAAATCAAACGGGTTATTATTGAACATACATCCGACCAAGATTGGCTATATTACATTATTGAATGTATTTTGTCCAAGTGGCCAACGGAGCTTGTAGCACAGTTGAATAAAGAGCTTCGACATCTGGTTCATCATTCTGCAAATGATTTGGATGTGATTTTATTGCTGCATAGGCATGGGTTGGAGTCAGCGGAGAATTTATTGAACTTGCTCGCTCAAAAAGAAAAAATTGCGCAAAAAAAGCTGGATCAGCTCTGGAATGAGAAGCCAGCCATAGATTGTACAGAGCTGATTGAGGATAACAACAGTCAATTTTTATTTCGTTATGACATTAGCACATTAACTGAATATTTGCATGAAATCAAATCTACTTGCAAAGAACTTGCGGCTCTTTGATTACAATTTGGTACATACGGAAAAGTAAGTTAAAACAATATGACATAAAGCTGTCTAGTTCACTATGCTACCCTTTTGATAGATCTCAGTATCAATTAGGAGGAATAAGTGATGAATGCTTCAGTTGAAATTCCGTTAGAAATGAACGAATTTAAAGGCAAGCGTATTTTGGTTACAGGTGGAACAAAGGGTATGGGAGAGGCAATTGTCAAAAGGTTTGTTCGCTCCGGGGCCACAGTGATTACTACCGCACGTTCCATACCTGTGGAGGGACAAGCTGCTGAACTGTTCATCCAGGCAGATATCAGCACTCCGGAAGGTGTAGAAAAAGTAGTTGGAGACGTATTGAGCCGTTACGGCGGTTTAGATATATTAATCAATAACGTTGGCGGTTCGTCCGCGCCAGCAGGGGGGTTCTTGCCCTTAGTGAAGAGAACTGGCAGCATGACTTTAATGCGAACTTGTTCGCCGCTGTTCGTCTGGATCGCGGACTGCTGCCCTCCATGCTGGAGCAAGGTGCAGGTGTGATCATACACATCACCTCAATCCAGCGTCGTCAACCGCTATATGACAGCACTTTGGCCTATGCAGCGGCGAAGGCTGCGCTAACCACCTATAGTAAGGGGCTGGCGAATCAAGTCGCGCCACTAGGTGTGCGGGTCAATACGGTTGCGCCAGGTTTTATCGAGACAACCGCTGCGGAGAGGTTGATTGAACGGCTGGCGAAGAGTGCGGGTACGGATAATGCGGCTGCCCGCCAGATGCTGATGGATTCACTTGGCGGTATCCCGCTGGGCCGTCCCGGTCGACCGGAAGAAGTAGCTGAGCTTGTTGCCTTCTTGGCGTCAGATCGGGCGGCGTCCATCATCGGAAGTGAATACGTCATCGACGGAGGAACAATTCCGACAATATAAACGTTGATAGCTGCAAAAGTCAGCAGGAGGAGCAAATCATGGCGGAGCCTTTAAAAGCGATGTACAATGAGGGATTTTTACGCGGTTTTGGTGAGAAGGTTGAAGCCATGTACAGTGTGTTTGATATCAATGGGTTTGTCGCCTTGGCAATAGACGAAACTTGGGAAAAGCTTGAGCTGAAGCAAAGAATGCGGCGGATCACCGAGTCCTTAGGAAGTTATTTGCCATCTCAGTACGAGGCTGCAATGGAGATCATGATGGAGCTTGCAACTGACTGTGTGGGTTTCCCTTATCTGTTCTTTCCTGATTTTGTAGAGGTGTATGGTCAAGGAGAGGAACACTGGCAGCTGTCCATGCAAGCGTTCGAGCTGTTTACTACGAAGTCATCAGCTGAATTTGCCGTGAGGCCATTTCTGCTGCGCGAACCGGAGCGGATGATGCGCCAAATGGAAATCTGGTCCACACATCCGAATGAGCATGTACGGCGGCTGGCGAGCGAGGGCAGCCGTCCCCGCCTACCGTGGGGGCAGGCGCTTCCAATGTTCAAGCATGACCCAACTCCGGTACTGCCAGTGCTGGAGCAGTTGAAGGCTGATCCGTCACTTTATGTACGCAAGAGTGTTGCCAACAATCTGAATGATATTGCGAAGGATCATCCAGAAGTTGTCTTGGACATTGCCCGCCGCTGGAAAGGTGTGGATGCAAATACTGACTGGATTGTGCGGCATGGCTGTCGATCCTTGATTCGTAAGACCGATCCCGAGGTGATGGCATTGTTCGGTTACGCGGAGCAGGTGGACGATATACCATTGATCACTAGCGCTTCCTTCACAGTTGAACCATCCATACTTTCGATCGGCGAGAGCTGCGAGCTGAAATACGCGCTGGGTATCCGCGAAGGCAATCCAGTGCGCATCCGCGTCGAATATGGCATTGATTTCGTGAAAGCCAGCGGGCGAACCTCGCGTAAGTCGTTCCTATTATCGGATAAAACCGTGCTTGGTGGTGCAAGTCTAAGCGCTGGGCGGACACATCGCTGGGCAGAACTAACGACTCGCCGCCATTATCCAGGGGAGCATCGAATTGCGCTATTGGTCAACGGGCGCGAGTTTGCTTCAGCAGTATTGAAGCTCGAATAAATATTAATGCGTGACAAGCTCATCTTCAAACCTTGTAAACTCACAGGGGTTGAAGAGGAGCTTTTGTTGTACTTGGTGAGGCTGAAATCCTAGAATATGCTATATTATTGGGGGGGAGGGATTCCTATTAGAAAGCTTTTTTTGGGTTTATCTATATTTCTTTTATTGCCGCTTACTGGATGTAGGGAGACGAATAAGCAGAAGGCAGAACCCTCGGCAGTGACGGCTGTTTCGATGCCTGAAGTGAAACCGGACGACTTTGCTTTCTCCATTGCCTTTGGATATGGGACAACAAATAAGAACGAGATCAATACCTTTGAGCATACAGTTACCAAAGATCTGGTCACGAAAGGAACAGCAACAGCAACGTTGACGCTGACGAATGATGAAATGCAGCTTATTTACGAGCGAATGCGTGAAATCAATGTATTAAAAGAATTAAAGCTGGAAACAGCAAGTTCAGGTTGTTCAACTACCCCCTATAGTGAGGATCGATGGGAGGTTCTGATTAATGGAGTAGAGCGAAACTTTGAATGGAGCTCAGAGAAATGTGAATTAACCGATGACGCACAGCAGCTGAAAGAGCTGAGAGACTATATTTTTGAGAGGGTTAGCACTAAAAAAGAATACATCGAGCTGCCCGAAGCGGTTGGCGGATATGACTGAAGTCAAGGCAGCTGTACGTGCAGATGATGGTTATCTTTTGCTTCCCGCTCAGTCATCCGCAGCACATAGCTTTTGAGACCGTCTGAAGGAGCGTCCATCCACAGCCGATAGCCGTCAGATGAGAGTACAGCAGCATTATCCGTGTTCGCAGTCCCGGCAAAATAGTTCTTATTCAGACGCCTTACAGTGTCTGCCATGGCTTGCAGTTCATGATCCGTATAATTGTTATAGGCGCTGTTCTCAGTTAAACGCTTATAGGTTCTATTGTAAGATAGATCACCAAAGCTCTGTTCACTGAATGTGTTGAAATGAAGCAAATTTGGGTCTGTGCTGCCGTTTGACTTAGCCCATAATTCCATGTTCAACGAGGAGGTGGTATAGTCCATTGTTCGATTGGCAGCAGAATATTTTAAGATGCCAAATTGATGAGGATATACAGACAAAGCACTATTGGCTATATCATAAATTTGTTTGGAGTTCTGCTGATAAGAGCTGATATCCTGAATATGTATATGTCCGCTAAAAGCTGTAGTAATTCCGTTGCGCAGCAGAGCATCGATCACCTTCTGATTATCATTAATCGTGAAGCCGTCCTGAATGAGCTTGCTATGATCCAGCAGGCTATGATGCATGACGGCCACAATCTGCGCCCCACTCTTCGCGGCGAGCGTAGCACATTTCTCTATCCATTTCAGGGTTGAAGTGGTTAATCGTCCATCCAACTGCGGATATCCAAGCGCGGGATTATTGAGATACTGGCTCGTATCCAGCATTAGTAACCATAGATCATCAGAAGGGGCTGCCAGATAGCTTAAGGAGTCTTTGTCCTGAGATAACGCCTCGTCATAGCCAAAAGAGCTATAAATATCGCGAAACTCTTTGACATCTATAGATTCTGTAGTGTATTGGTGCTCACCCTTGAATTTTCTGGCCCACGGGTTAAGCAGATCATGATTGCCGGGAATGACATAGACACGGGTTCCGGTGCTGCTCTCAATGACCTCAAGTTGTTTTGCCAGATCCTGATGACTCTGCTTTTCCCCGTTATTCGTTAGATCTCCACTAATAATGGCAACATCTGGATGTTGAATTTGGATATCGTTGGCGAAAGCACTAATCATCTCATCACTATACCTCAGCTGCTTGCCATCACCGGCAGCGAGGAATTTCTGAAAAGCAGGTCCGCCATCGGTCAGTTGTTTGGATAAATAGTGGGTGTCCGTTGTAGTAAATAAGGTCAGGTCATGTCCGGTTTGAATTCGGAATTCCGGTATTTTCTGTACTTGCTTGCTGTTGCAGCCTGTAATTATGAATAATAATATTAATCCCATAAAAAAAGTTTTGCATGAGTTCATTCTTGTGCCTCTTTTCTATACTACACAGTAAAAAAGGTGTCCTTTCGTCTTATCGACCTCAGAACACCTTTTTTGAAGCTTGAATTATTTCTGAACTTCCGTAACTCCGGTAACCTTCCCTTGAT comes from Paenibacillus sp. 19GGS1-52 and encodes:
- a CDS encoding DUF5071 domain-containing protein, whose amino-acid sequence is MKSIAEYINDLYWDKTPEEKTNAIHQLQLIGEKELSCLIQPLTKGHWDGAAEVIVAIGYPRVKSILSELLVWIQDLNWPGYQVIADFLRDIGQPLIPEIKRVIIEHTSDQDWLYYIIECILSKWPTELVAQLNKELRHLVHHSANDLDVILLLHRHGLESAENLLNLLAQKEKIAQKKLDQLWNEKPAIDCTELIEDNNSQFLFRYDISTLTEYLHEIKSTCKELAAL
- a CDS encoding metallophosphoesterase, whose protein sequence is MNSCKTFFMGLILLFIITGCNSKQVQKIPEFRIQTGHDLTLFTTTDTHYLSKQLTDGGPAFQKFLAAGDGKQLRYSDEMISAFANDIQIQHPDVAIISGDLTNNGEKQSHQDLAKQLEVIESSTGTRVYVIPGNHDLLNPWARKFKGEHQYTTESIDVKEFRDIYSSFGYDEALSQDKDSLSYLAAPSDDLWLLMLDTSQYLNNPALGYPQLDGRLTTSTLKWIEKCATLAAKSGAQIVAVMHHSLLDHSKLIQDGFTINDNQKVIDALLRNGITTAFSGHIHIQDISSYQQNSKQIYDIANSALSVYPHQFGILKYSAANRTMDYTTSSLNMELWAKSNGSTDPNLLHFNTFSEQSFGDLSYNRTYKRLTENSAYNNYTDHELQAMADTVRRLNKNYFAGTANTDNAAVLSSDGYRLWMDAPSDGLKSYVLRMTEREAKDNHHLHVQLP